A genomic window from Salvia hispanica cultivar TCC Black 2014 chromosome 5, UniMelb_Shisp_WGS_1.0, whole genome shotgun sequence includes:
- the LOC125190179 gene encoding phosphoglycolate phosphatase 2, which yields MATELSQSTLKDKSQLLTPLNTQNLLDSVDAFLFDCDGVIWKGDSLIDGVSDTLDFLRSMGKKLVFVTNNSTKSRRQYAKKFHSVGISVSEDEIFSSSFAAAMYLKVNKFPKEKKVYVIGEEGILEELELAGFTPLGGPEDGKKTAHMKRNSFFEHDENVGAVVVGLDQYINFYKLQYGTLCIRENPGCLFIATNRDAVGNLTDLQEWPGAGCMVGAICGTTQKDPIVVGKPSTFLMDFLLEKFNIPTSKMCMVGDRLDTDILFGQNSGCRTLLVFSGVTKESDLQDPSNQIHPEYMTTILSDILHLASNIF from the exons ATGGCCACAGAACTCTCGCAATCGACCCTCAAGGACAAGTCTCAGCTCCTTACTCCTCTCAACACTCAAAATCTCCTCGATTCCGTTGACGCTTTTCTCTTCGACTGCGATG gtGTGATATGGAAAGGAGATTCTCTGATTGACGGTGTTTCGGATACTCTGGATTTTCTTCGATCCATG GGGAAAAAGCTTGTTTTTGTGACGAATAATTCGACTAAGTCTAGAAGGCAATATGCTAAGAAGTTCCATTCTGTGGGAATTTCTGTGTCTGAG GACGAGATATTCAGTTCTTCATTTGCTGCAGCAATGTACTTGAAAGTGAACAAGTTTCCTAAAGAAAAGAAG GTGTATGTGATTGGTGAAGAAGGCATCCTGGAGGAACTGGAGCTTGCTGGTTTTACCCCTCTTGGTGGTCCT GAAGATGGGAAGAAAACTGCCCATATGAAACGTAACAGCTTCTTTGAACATGATGAGAAT GTCGGAGCTGTGGTGGTTGGACTAGACCAGTACATAAACTTCTACAAGCTACA GTATGGCACTCTTTGTATACGTGAGAATCCCGGATGCCTATTTATTGCCACAAACCGTGATGCTGTAGGAAATCTCACCGATCTACAAGAATGGCCCG GCGCAGGATGCATGGTTGGTGCAATATGTGGTACAACACAGAAAGATCCAATTGTAGTTGGGAAACCCTCTACCTTTCTGATGGACTTCTTACTAGAAAA ATTCAACATCCCTACTTCTAAGATGTGTATGGTTGGGGATAGATTAGACACTGATATTTTGTTTGGACAAAATTCTGGCTGTAGAACACTTCTTGTATTTTCGG GTGTGACAAAAGAATCCGATCTCCAAGATCCATCAAACCAGATTCATCCAGAGTATATGACAACCATACTGTCGGACATCCTACATTTAGCCAGTAATATATTCTAA
- the LOC125186081 gene encoding putative late blight resistance protein homolog R1B-16: protein MRIADAAYAAEDVIESHIVNKLQHSTPKATKHHEDDDDDDDGGGGCGAADDDDDDDDDDDDDDNDDDDDDDDDDNDDELVKLYQGLQNVIGEMDRIKTTVMDINTVLSDQSRGFVSSSIGKKSSDTMVFSDDVLNGIMEKLVADERSRQVIPITGMGGIGKTALAQTVYSKQVIKERFDICAWATISEHYNTREILCELVSQATNNKKEHLGQRSENELGSELYQYLSGKRFLIVMDDVWNVDSWNEIQHFFPNNRNSSRIIVTTRQSQLASRLLNNHYSHSMEFLDEASSWILLSKTVFQEEPFPLGLEKVGKEIAYNCRGLPLSIVVVGGILKNMEHTQECWESIRENLTLVINLDNDKHCLRLLKLSYDHLPVYLKPCFLYMGVFEEDENIRTSNLIKLWVAEGFLKPIDGKSLRTIGKGFLKDLVERNLILVAELGCIGNIKQVKVHDLLRDLCVNQSKKEGFYHVVGESSPRGIKSNRRVVIRRNTSKKKVVKDMKYMSHARSIICEHGKVPRCRNFGLLRTIQADGHISRVFQYVNLRHLADKYEHKPSSFNHLWNLQTLIIPYIDPSSDAVIMENLVVLKGALNFKWDEKVVKRFSNINRLEIIYEGSKGLIGCDDYYYLSNIKCLCKLESLYISCEYDFRGNASLYTLTFPQTLKNLSLNMNNDFEWETILEMIDSLPVLEKLKLFRGCFGTGKWKIFEGNFPCLKYLELWECDGLKNWTVETSSIFPCLEKLHLCGLEELDSIPSEIGYIPTLQNIWTRYCGESVVK, encoded by the exons ATGCGTATTGCAGATGCAGCTTATGCCGCTGAGGATGTTATTGAATCTCATATTGTCAACAAGCTTCAGCACAGTACACCCAAAGCAACCAAGCATCATGAAGATGATGACGACGATgatgatggtggtggtggttgtGGTGCTgctgatgatgatgacgacgacgacgacgacgacgatgatgatgataacgacgacgatgatgatgatgatgacgacgACAATGATGATGAACTGGTCAAGTTGTATCAAGGTTTACAAAATGTGATAGGAGAAATGGATCGGATCAAGACAACGGTGATGGACATCAACACAGTGCTCAGTGATCAATCGCGTGGATTCGTCTCTTCTTCCATTGGGAAGAAGAGTAGTGACACGATGGTGTTTTCTGATGATGTCTTGAATGGAATCATGGAAAAGCTCGTTGCAGACGAACGCAGTCGCCAAGTTATCCCGATCACAGGAATGGGCGGGATAGGTAAGACCGCTCTTGCTCAAACTGTTTATTCCAAACAAGTTATTAAGGAGCGTTTTGACATTTGTGCTTGGGCTACTATTTCTGAACACTATAACACAAGAGAAATTCTATGCGAACTTGTTTCTCAAGCCACTAACAATAAAAAGGAACATCTAGGTCAAAGGAGTGAAAATGAATTAGGATCAGAGCTCTACCAATATTTGTCGGGTAAAAGGTTTCTAATTGTGATGGATGATGTATGGAATGTTGATTCTTGGAACGAAATACAACATTTCTTTCCTAACAATAGGAATTCCAGCCGGATAATAGTGACAACTAGGCAATCACAATTGGCTTCTCGGTTGTTGAACAACCATTATAGCCATTCAATGGAGTTTCTTGATGAGGCTAGTAGTTGGATCCTATTATCCAAAACTGTGTTTCAAGAGGAACCCTTTCCTCTTGGTTTGGAGAAAGTTGGAAAGGAAATTGCATACAATTGTAGAGGACTTCCTCTATCAATTGTTGTAGTGGGAggtattttgaaaaatatggaaCACACACAAGAATGTTGGGAATCGATAAGAGAAAACTTAACTTTAGtcataaatttggataatgatAAACATTGCTTGagattattaaaattgagCTATGATCATTTGCCTGTCTACTTAAAGCCTTGTTTCCTATACATGGGAGTGTTTGAGGAAGATGAAAATATTCGCACCTCAAACCTCATCAAGTTATGGGTCGCCGAAGGATTTCTTAAACCAATAGATGGAAAAAGTTTGAGAACAATTGGGAAAGGGTTCTTAAAGGACTTAGTTGAGAGAAATCTCATTCTGGTTGCCGAGTTGGGGTGTATTGGAAATATAAAACAAgtcaaagttcatgatttgtTAAGAGATCTATGCGTGAACCAGAGCAAAAAGGAAGGGTTTTATCACGTGGTAGGAGAATCTAGTCCTCGAGGAATAAAAAGCAATCGCCGCGTTGTCATACGCAGGAACACTTCAAAGAAGAAAGTCGTCAAAGACATGAAATATATGTCACATGCTCGTTCCATCATTTGCGAACATGGCAAAGTTCCACGGTGCCGGAATTTTGGATTGTTGAGGACAATACAAGCTGACGGTCACATATCTCGTGTGTTTCAGTATGTTAACTTGCGACACCTTGCAGACAAGTATGAACACAAGCCTTCTTCTTTCAATCACCTTTGGAATTTGCAAACTCTGATCATTCCTTACATAG ATCCTTCGAGTGATGCCGTCATCATGGAGAATCTCGTTGTACTTAAGGGAGCACTCAATTTCAAATGGGATGAAAAGGTGGTTAAGAGATTTTCCAATATCAATAGATTGGAGATAATATATGAAGGGAGCAAGGGATTAATAGGGTGtgatgattattattatctgAGCAATATTAAATGTTTGTGTAAATTAGAATCCCTCTATATCTCGTGTGAGTATGATTTTAGAGGGAATGCCTCTTTGTATACGCTCACCTTTCCCCAAACCCTCAAGAATTTGTCTCTTAATATGAACAACGACTTTGAATGGGAAACGATATTGGAAATGATAGATTCGTTGCCCGTTCTTGAGAAGCTCAAGTTGTTCCGTGGATGTTTTGGAACTGGTAAGTGGAAAATCTTTGAAGGAAATTTCCCTTGCCTCAAATACTTGGAATTGTGGGAGTGTGATGGCCTGAAAAATTGGACTGTAGAAACAAGCTCCATCTTTCCATGCCTTGAGAAGCTTCATTTATGTGGATTAGAAGAATTGGATTCTATTCCGTCTGAAATTGGATACATACCGACTCTCCAAAATATATGGACAAGGTATTGTGGTGAATCAGTGGTGAAATAG
- the LOC125187599 gene encoding oligopeptide transporter 5-like has product MESAAESNTMIPVPYDPKKSVDTIATIEEVNDSPVEEVRLTVAITDDPTLPCLTFRTWVLGMISCAALAFLNQFFVYRQNALTVTSVSVQILVLPIGKLMAATLPTKAFKIPGTKWSFTMNPGPFNLKEHCLITIFANTGATGVYAVNIITIVKAFYHRKIDPVAAMLLTHSTQLLGYGWAGIFRKFLVDSPYMWWPSNLIQVSLFRALHEVEVRRKGGLTRLQFFTAVSVSSFCYYIIPNYLFPSITALSFVCWIWKDSVTAQQLGGGIRGLGLGSIALDWSTIAAFVGSPLATPGFAIINLLVGFILVVYIVMPIAYWNNLYNARRFPIISAHVFDATGAPYNISAILDEKTFEFSSEGYASYSKVNLSIFFVLIYGLSFAVLAATISHVALFHGRTIWQQTKASFHDKFGDVHTRLMRKNYEPVPQWWFHGLLLVVLAVSMLACEGFGRQLQLPYWGVALAIVLALVFTLPVGVIAATTNQTAGLNVISEMIIGYMYPGKPLANIVFKTYSTISMSQAITFLSDFKLGHYMKIPPKSMFVVQLIGTVITSLVSFGTAWWLLTSIEYICDETKLPPGSPWTCQADDVFYNASIIWGVVGPLRMFGKLGLYPEMNYFFLFGLLAPVPVWYFARKYPEKRWISCINMPLIFSGTLGMPLAKAVNSVSWFAVGIIFNLVVYRRFKGWWARHNYILSAGLDVGVAFMGTLCYFSLQYYDIAGPSWWGLPIDDHCPLAKCPTAPGIKVDQCPVH; this is encoded by the exons ATGGAGTCTGCTGCAGAGAGCAACACTATGATCCCTGTGCCGTATGATCCCAAGAAATCTGTCGATACAATAGCAACAATCG AGGAGGTGAACGATTCTCCGGTGGAGGAAGTGCGGCTAACAGTTGCGATAACGGATGATCCTACGCTGCCATGTCTGACGTTTCGGACATGGGTGTTGGGGATGATATCATGTGCAGCTCTAGCATTCTTGAACCAGTTCTTCGTCTATCGCCAGAACGCTCTCACTGTAACGTCTGTATCCGTTCAGATTTTAGTCCTCCCCATCGGGAAGCTCATGGCTGCAACTCTGCCAACCAAGGCATTCAAGATTCCTGGGACAAAATGGTCCTTCACAATGAATCCAGGGCCCTTCAACTTAAAGGAGCATTGCCTCATCACCATCTTCGCCAACACAGGCGCAACGGGTGTTTATGCAGTCAACATCATCACTATTGTGAAGGCGTTTTATCATCGGAAAATTGACCCGGTGGCAGCTATGCTACTCACACATAGCACACAG CTTCTAGGGTATGGCTGGGCTGGAATTTTCCGGAAATTTCTGGTGGACTCCCCCTACATGTGGTGGCCTTCCAACCTCATTCAAGTGTCTCTCTTCAGAGCATTGCATGAGGTTGAAGTCAGGCGAAAAGGAGGCCTCACACGGCTGCAATTCTTCACCGCAGTCTCTGTTTCGAGCTTCTGTTATTACATAATCCCGAACTATTTGTTCCCTTCCATCACCGCTCTCTCCTTTGTTTGCTGGATATGGAAAGATTCTGTAACAGCACAGCAGTTAGGAGGAGGGATTAGAGGCTTGGGACTCGGCTCGATCGCGCTTGATTGGTCGACCATTGCAGCTTTTGTAGGCAGCCCTCTGGCAACCCCTGGCTTTGCTATAATCAACTTGTTGGTTGGCTTCATACTGGTTGTGTATATCGTGATGCCAATAGCCTATTGGAATAACCTCTATAACGCAAGGAGATTCCCCATCATTTCTGCACATGTCTTTGATGCAACTGGAGCACCATACAACATATCAGCAATCCTGGATGAGAAAACCTTTGAATTCAGCAGTGAGGGATATGCTAGTTACAGCAAGGTTAACCTGAGCATCTTCTTCGTATTGATCTACGGTCTCAGCTTCGCTGTATTGGCAGCTACTATATCACACGTAGCGCTCTTCCATGGAAG AACAATCTGGCAGCAGACGAAGGCCTCATTTCATGACAAGTTCGGAGACGTACATACTAGGTTGATGAGGAAGAACTATGAACCTGTCCCTCAATGGTGGTTCCACGGCCTCTTGTTGGTGGTTCTTGCGGTGTCCATGCTTGCTTGCGAAGGCTTCGGAAGGCAACTACAACTTCCTTACTGGGGCGTAGCGTTGGCTATCGTGTTGGCCTTGGTGTTCACCCTGCCTGTGGGTGTCATTGCAGCCACAACCAACCAG ACAGCAGGACTGAATGTGATCTCCGAGATGATCATCGGCTACATGTACCCGGGAAAACCTCTAGCCAACATTGTCTTCAAGACCTATAGCACCATAAGCATGTCTCAGGCTATTACATTCCTATCCGACTTCAAGCTCGGCCACTACATGAAAATCCCTCCAAAATCGATGTTCGTGGTTCAACTCATTGGGACGGTGATCACTTCCTTAGTGAGTTTCGGCACAGCCTGGTGGCTCCTCACCTCCATAGAATACATCTGCGACGAAACAAAGCTACCTCCGGGCAGCCCGTGGACCTGCCAGGCAGACGATGTCTTCTACAACGCTTCCATAATCTGGGGTGTGGTTGGGCCCCTCCGCATGTTCGGGAAGCTAGGGCTGTACCCGGAGATGAACTACTTCTTCCTGTTCGGGCTTTTGGCGCCGGTCCCCGTGTGGTACTTTGCACGCAAGTACCCCGAGAAGAGATGGATCAGCTGCATCAACATGCCCCTCATTTTCTCCGGGACATTGGGGATGCCTTTAGCCAAAGCTGTGAACAGCGTGTCGTGGTTTGCAGTGGGGATCATCTTCAACTTGGTGGTGTACCGGAGATTCAAGGGGTGGTGGGCACGGCACAACTACATCCTCTCGGCTGGGCTTGACGTCGGGGTGGCCTTCATGGGGACGCTGTGTTACTTCAGCTTGCAGTATTATGACATCGCCGGGCCTAGCTGGTGGGGCTTGCCCATCGACGATCACTGCCCCTTGGCCAAATGCCCCACCGCGCCTGGTATCAAAGTTGATCAATGCCCTGTCCACTGA
- the LOC125188724 gene encoding serine/threonine-protein kinase D6PKL1-like — MASKTGSRAPLGLQQKAVGAHYTVKTHDLKSIPSQLLNTNKPKLVKPEMATAGEPREDVESKLSQVNLEDSLNVSPANSDSKILSTRSEQASTTNDDVNEILLETSEDPEKKIYNPSSAKNSSVSAKISDAPNSLAKTSGSAKVSDRVDIESGKSSVCRVSTASDVSDESTCSSFSSGINKPHKANDMRWEAIQALRSRDGVIGLSHFRLLKKLGCGDIGSVYLAELTGTKCYFAMKVMDKASLAGRKKLLRSQTEREILQSLDHPFLPTLYVHFETDKFSCLVMEFCPGGDLHTLRQRQPGKYFSEQAVKFYVAEVLLSMEYLHMLGIVYRDLKPENVLVRDDGHIMLSDFDLSLRCAVSPTLVKTSSLDNDAQRKNSGYCAQPACIEPSCIQPSCVVPTSCFSPRIFSSKSKKDKKPKNKNEIDNQVRPLPELMAEPSNARSMSFVGTHEYLAPEIIKGEGHGSAVDWWTFGIFLYELLFGKTPFKGSGNRATLFNVVGQPLRFPESPVVSFAARDLIRGLLVKEPQHRLAYKRGATEIKQHPFFEGVNWALIRCATPPEIPNPVDYERLPIPAAPSYENTAAPASAPTAAVDQKSDKYLEFDFF, encoded by the exons ATGGCCTCCAAGACGGGCTCTAGGGCTCCCTTGGGATTGCAACAAAAAGCTGTCGGCGCTCATTATACGGTCAAGACACATGATCTCAAATCGATACCTTCTCAGCTGCTAAACACTAACAAGCCAAAGCTGGTTAAACCAGAGATGGCAACTGCTGGAGAACCTAGAGAAGATGTTGAGTCCAAACTATCTCAAGTTAACCTTGAGGATTCGTTGAATGTATCACCTGCTAACTCAGATTCCAAAATTTTGTCTACCAGATCTGAGCAAGCGTCCACAACCAACGATGATGTTAATGAGATCTTGCTAGAAACTTCCGAGGAtccagaaaagaaaatatataaccCAAGCAGTGCGAAGAACAGCTCAGTTTCGGCAAAGATTAGTGATGCACCCAATAGTCTTGCAAAAACTAGTGGAAGTGCCAAAGTAAGCGATAGAGTAGACATTGAGAGTGGAAAGAGCAGTGTGTGCCGAGTAAGCACTGCCAGTGATGTGAGTGATGAGAGCACCTGTAGCAGCTTTAGTAGTGGTATCAACAAACCCCATAAAGCAAATGATATGCGATGGGAAGCCATCCAAGCACTCCGATCCAGAGATGGTGTAATAGGATTGAGCCATTTCAGGCTGCTGAAAAAATTAGGTTGTGGAGATATCGGGAGTGTTTATCTGGCTGAGTTGACTGGAACTAAATGTTACTTTGCAATGAAAGTTATGGACAAGGCTTCTTTAGCAGGTCGTAAGAAGCTTCTCCGTTCTCAGACTGAAAGAGAGATACTACAGTCCCTGGACCATCCCTTCCTTCCGACTCTGTACGTCCATTTTGAAACTGATAAATTTTCATGTTTGGTTATGGAATTCTGCCCCGGAGGAGACCTACACACTCTTAGACAGAGACAGCCAGGAAAATATTTCTCCGAACAAGCAGTAAA ATTTTATGTTGCTGAAGTGCTGCTCTCCATGGAGTATCTACACATGCTTGGGATTGTCTATCGCGATCTAAAGCCAGAAAACGTCCTAGTTAGGGACGATGGACATATAATGCTCTCAGACTTTGATCTTTCACTTCGTTGTGCTGTTAGCCCGACTCTGGTGAAGACCTCATCTCTCGATAATGATGCACAGCGTAAAAACTCCGGTTACTGTGCCCAGCCAGCATGCATCGAACCATCCTGCATTCAGCCATCGTGCGTTGTCCCGACATCATGCTTTTCTCCTCGTATCTTCTCCAGCAAATCCAAGAAGGATAAGaaacccaaaaacaaaaatgaaatcgaCAACCAAGTTAGACCGTTGCCTGAGCTGATGGCCGAGCCAAGCAACGCTCGCTCAATGTCTTTTGTCGGGACACATGAGTATCTTGCACCTGAGATCATCAAAGGGGAAGGTCACGGAAGTGCGGTGGATTGGTGGACGTTTGGGATCTTCCTATATGAGCTCTTATTTGGCAAAACTCCGTTTAAGGGGTCTGGTAACAGAGCCACGTTGTTCAACGTTGTAGGGCAGCCTCTCCGCTTCCCAGAATCACCTGTTGTCAGCTTTGCCGCTAGGGATTTGATAAGAGGTTTGCTTGTGAAGGAGCCTCAGCATAGATTGGCCTATAAACGAGGCGCCACTGAGATAAAACAACACCCGTTCTTCGAAGGAGTGAACTGGGCTCTGATACGGTGTGCCACCCCACCGGAAATTCCAAATCCAGTAGACTATGAGCGGCTTCCCATCCCAGCAGCACCGAGCTATGAAAACACTGCTGCTCCTGCTTCTGCTCCTACTGCAGCTGTGGACCAGAAAAGTGACAAATATCTCGAGTTCGATTTCTTCTAG